The genome window AACTGGAGGAAGATCAGAAGATCATAACAGAAACATAAACGGATCGATCAGCATATATAATGAGCGGTCGTGGCAGTCGAAAACGAGGACGCCCGCCAAAGACGCCAAATGAGCGTTCAACGTCGGGACGTTTCAACTATCAACTGCTCAAGAAGCCCAAATATCTCAGCGAAGGCAAATCACAGCCAAGCACGCCGTCAGCATCACGCTGCATCTCTCCCCAAAGCGATGAGTGCAGTCGCAGCAGTCACAATAATCGCGGCAGTGCTCGGGGCTCCGGCGCCAAGCGAGGACGCGGACGCAAATCAAATGTACATGCAAACACCAGCACCAACAGTTATTCGGCCAGAAAAGGTAAACAAATTACATtcgatatataaaaaaaataatcggTTTCACTCCCACAAGTTAAAACGATAGTTTAGCTATCGAATACATTTTTAGCCcagataaaaacaatttgtaaacaaattgctgtcaaaaatatgaaaatattcgCACCCCCAAGCTTAATTAAACTTAACTTAAACTGTATAGTCCAGATAAACCATAGCtgatgcaaattatatttttttttgtataatagcTAAGTTTTAACTTAAAATCGAGGAACCGACAGAGTTCCTAAATAATCTTCTCTATGCTCTAATATGAGTATtctaataatgaaaaataaattagcaaAATGTACAGTTTACAGACgaaaatttctaaatttctAAGAAGTCAGTAAATTTCGTAGAACTTGCTAAACGAAAACTGAATATCGGTCAATATCAACTTAGCTGCTCTTAAATCGTAGTCAACATAGAGAAGAAATCACTCAACATGCAATTTAAAAAGAGAACATAGTAGGCTATtttctatacattttagtTGATTTATATGTGTGCGAAGGAACTGTCAAATCgcttgcaaaaataaaagttctACGTGTTGTATTGACAAGTAAAGTAATGTAAAGTTGTATACGAATTCAAAGACCAATTACAAAGGCTACATTGGCAATTGTAACGCCGAAGAAATCAAAGAAGTTGCGGAATTTTCGCTGAGGTTACCGCGAATGTAAAAAATTACTATTGAGTAGTAAAGAAAAAAGTAGGTAAAAGACAAGGAAAAGAACGGATTGATATTGGTAAAACGCCTTACGACGGCTTCAAACGCATTTTAGCGGCAGCTGAAGAGAAAAACTTAAGAAAAGTACAGAGAAGAAGCGTAGACAGAAGGCTAGAAGACGTAATTGAAGAGGACAAGGTGAGCTTGCCGTTTGATTGCAACTCTAGTGAAAGCACAGCGGGAAAATCAGCAAAGAATAGCGTAAAGTATTAAATAAGTGAAGTAAATAAGTGAAGTAAGAAAGAAAGCGAAGAAACTGTGAAGACCAAATGAATAGACTAGTAAGGAACGGCAGAAAGACAACCGTTATGACAAACACTTACTCAGGGCGTTTGAAAGGTAAATGTTGAAACATCTAGGCATGCAGCAATCCATCTACACttcaacaaacaacaaatcacACAAATATACGTAATTTAATCGATTTCCTTCTTGATTTGACAGGCTACGAATCGGAATACCATTATGGGTCCGATTTCGGCGATTCGGACGACGAGAAGTCGGACAATGAAGACGATATGCTGCTGACGCCCAGCGACGACGAGAGTCTGGATGCTGCCAACGAAAGCGAGTCGGAATTTTCCGTCTGCAGTTTCACACAAAACGGCCTCGGAAGGCCGCCACGTCCGCCCAGTCCAGAGCCCATTTGGCTGCAGGAGGGCAGAGAATTCCCTGCGTTGGAGTTACCGGAATCATCGGAAGATCTATTCATTGGCAATGCGCATGTGTTGCGCGCTCTAAGTATTTATGAAGTATTGCGACGTTTTCGTCATCTGGTGCGTCTCTCACCGTTCCGCTTCGAGGACTTTTGTGCGGCTCTGGTGTGCGAGGAGCAGAGTGCTCTGCTCACCGACGTTCATATAATGCTGCTGAAGGCAATCTTACGCGAGGAGGATGTACAGGGCACCCATTTTGGTCCGCTCGATCAGAAGGATACGGTTAACATCAGTTTGTATCTGATCGATGCCATCACCTGGCCCGAAGTGTTGCGCAGCTATGTGGAAAGTGATAAGGAATTCGATCGTGACGTCTATCATATCCTCTGCTCCGGTGAATATCCGTATTCGGGTGTCGATAATCGTTTGACTGTGCTGCAATTTCTGGGCGATCAATTTCTCACTGCCAACTGTGTACGTGACGTGATGGTCCAGGAGGGACCCATACACTATGACGATCATTGTCGTGTGTGTCATCGTCTCGGCGATTTGCTGTGCTGCGAAACATGCCCGGCTGTCTATCACTTGGAATGCGTCGATCCGCCCATGAACGATGTGCCCACCGAGGACTGGCAGTGTGGCTTGTGTCGCTCCCACAAGGTGTCCGGTGTGGTGGACTGTGTGCTGCCGCAGGAGAAGCAAGGTGTGCTCATCCGTCACGATAATCTGGGTGTCGATCGTCATGGTCGTCGCTATTGGTTTATTGCGCGTCGCATCTTTGTCGAAGATCAACTCGATGGCACCTGCTGGTATTACAGTAATCTGGCCAAATTTGAGTTGCTGCTAAAGCGCATGGATGCCACCGAGTTGGAGTCGCGACTGTATGTACAGTTAACTGATCGCCAGGAGGAGATTGAGCGTCAGATGAAGTTAACCGAATCGCTGACAAACgagcacaaacacaacaacaaacgcacCCAAATCGATCTCGAGCAAGAGGCTACACAAGAACTGCTCGAAAAGgaggcagcagcggcagctaATGATGAGGAAGAAAACGACGGAGAATCTTCTCCTCCGGCTGAGGTAGCTAAAAAGGTCGCGGAGGACAATAAGATGGTGACACGTCAAAAGACGAATCAAATGAACAGCGGCACACTCTACTTTAAGCTGGGCATGGAGCAGGGCTTTAAGAACTATGTCAATCAATATGCCACCAATCCGATAGCACTGAACAAGCCGCAACGCAACGAGGAGCGCGACAAGCGTCGCCATTTGTCGCACAAATTCTCGCTAACGACTGCATCGGATTTCAAATGGATTGGCATCACGATGGGCACTTGTGACAACATTATTACAACGCTGCGCCAGACGCTCATTAATTTCGAATCGAATATTGCCGCCTCCTTTATGAATCCCAACTGgttgaacaacaaaaagatGTGGAACAGCGCCGTAATGAATGCAAAACGAGCCACAGATTTCGGTGCCGTAATGCTGCTGTTTCAGTCGTCACTCAAGAGCGTCGTCTTTGCCAACGTGTGGCACGAGCAGCTGGGACACATGCAATTGCAACGCATCACAAGCGCAGAGCGTGAGGAGCGCAAGAAGCAAGAGAAACGCGAGAAGCGTGAACGCGACGATGAGGAGGAACGCAATCGCTTGGCCTTCAACTACATTAAATACTCGCTGGGTCTGAAGCATCAGGTGTGGAAGCAAAAGGGCGAGGAGTATCGTGTCCATGGCCAATGGGGCTGGCTCTGGCTGTCGAGCAGTCGCCGTTGCGGAGTTCGTGCCCGACGCACGCGCGCCCAACCGTTGACCCATGCTCGCGTCTATGTGCATTATTCGATGGGCGAGGAGGAGACGGAGACGGCTGTCAATGAGAGCGTGCTCGTTGATCCGCGCACACAGCGCTTTATGCAGCAATGTGAATCGATTCACAGCGAGGGACAGATTTGCCATTATCTGCCCGAGAACCATACCAACATCAAGGTCTATGAGGATGTGGGTGAGCGTGTGGCCGGACACATTGATGTGAGCAAAGCGCTGACAGCACCAGGACGACATTACTACCCGAAGGTGGCACGCAAATGCCGCCTGGATGATTTGCTGGAGCGTCGCACAAAATTGGCCGAGGTGGAGCAACAAATCGCCTTCAAATCGGATGTGGAAAGCGATGTCAAACCGCTGTTGATTACAGCGACCGCCgcgaacaacaaacaaacgtATCTGGAGAAGCGTTTGATGCGTCTCACCGAATCGGCGGGTCCCGGCAAGAATCTGGCCACCACTGTGAATTTCGATCTCGTCAATTCGCTGGCCAAGCAAATCCAAACAGTGCGCATGCAATTCAGTCAGCTGAATCGCTTTGCGAAGACCTTCCGCTGCTACACCAAGGAGTGCAATACTAACTCAAATGCCGTCTCACAAATCACGCAAAACACTTGCTATTCCCCGCTATGTCTGCAGAAGGCGCGTGCCAAgaaggagctgctgctgctgctacgcAAGGCGCACACGGCAGGCAATGGCTCGAAGGAGACTGTTGCCGCCATTCTGGGTGCTGTGAAGAAACCACCGTCCATACTCGAGCAGAAGCTCACGGAGGGCAAGAAGGAAGCGGTGCAGCTGACGCTCGAGGAGGTCGATGAGCACAACAAAACGCTTGAGTCGGAGGCGCCGCTTGACTTGCTCCACGACTGGGATCAGGCGCGTCAGCATGCCGTTGCCTTTAGCGAGGAGCTGCTCAAGGATTGCCTGCTGCTCGAGTCGGAGAAGGAGCCAGCTGCCGAGAAGGTGGCAGTTAAGCAAGAGGATGCCAGCATAAATCCCGATACGAGCACACAAGACTCTGACAAAATGGACTACATCGAGAGCATGGATGTGTGCAGCAATGTGGAGATCGAGAGCACCGAAGACtcgttggcagcagcagcgagcgCCGCCAGCTCCACAGCGAATGCCGATGATGTGGACATATTCGCAAACACACGACGCAAGCGCACACAGAAGCCGAAGAAGGCCTACATTGGCACCAAGGATGTGCTCGATCAGACGCTCGACAAGGACATACCGTTGAACAAGCAGAATCGTCGCTTCCCCATCACAGCGCGTCCCGTCAAGCGTGAGGATGTCACCAAGTATGAGCGCGAATACTTTGAGAATGGCAGCGAACGTGTTTACTCGGCCACCTCATCGCGAGGACGCGTCTATTTGCTGCGCGATGCGGCCAAGCTGTACGAGCAATCGGTCAAGGCAGAGGACAAGACAAAGGTGGTAAAGAATGCGACCTATGCACGCTATCCGCTCATCTCCAACTTCTTGACGCATAAGCAAAAGCGTAGTCTCTTGGTCTTGCCACGCTATGAGCTGCTGAAATTGGCTCGTTTGGCGGGCAAAGCGCCCAGCAGTGGCTTCCATCATGCGGCGAAGAACAATAGCATTTGGCAGTATCAATGCTCGCGACCATTGTTCCGCACCTGTTGGTCATATCGCACATCGAATGCCACCACATTGTCGAGCATTGCGCTGCAGTTGCGCATTTTGTGGTCGTGTCTGCGCTGGGATGACATGATTGCCAAGTCACCGTCCACCGATGGCAAACATCAGGTGACCACCGAGAACGAGATTGTCACATTGGAGTTGCTCAAGTTGCGTCACGCTGGTCGCTATGGCGAAAAGACGAGCTATCTGCGACGCAAGGTCGTCATTCCACTGGAGATGCCAAAGACTATTCGAGGTGAGTGTTTGTCTACGACTTTTTAAGCcctttcaattttgaaaagatGTTAAAAAGTGTCTCTTTGGGTTATCCATATCAAAATGTGCGCAGCAGACAGAATAagacataaaatataccattattcattatatattaGAAATCAAATGGTGTCAATCCATTTAATGGTTAATATTAGGTCTATGCTGTATCGGATTATACTACATAATGATCATATCAACTTTCAATTCCATAATAATAAGATTAATCACACGTTTTGTATTGATTCTTCAGAACTTTTACAAATTTCCAGCAATTTATAAAAGAATTTAACACTTAATTCCAACGGGCTGTTTATTTAATAGTAAAAAGGGTCTAACACAGTCGATACTATATTACTATAGTATAGAATGAtatatttcttcatttctATAATCAAAACTTCTGCCGATTTCCCAAAATAAGTATAAAAGATTCTAAAAATAGGGTCTATCACAgacgaaacaacaacatcttTATTATAGAATGTTCATATTTTCCATTAAGTCCATAATAATAAGAGTAGCCacgtattattttattgatctCCGTTAATAAGTGTAAAGTATTGAATACTTAACTCTATtatgctatttatttattcgtaAAAAGGGTCTACGAAAGCCATATCATGCctgcattttcaatatatataatgcatatttattaattggtTTTTAATCTTCTTCAGAGGTCACATCGATACGTTCTGGCTTGCGCAAACGGAAGCGCGCCGAGTCGCCGCAGCCCACAGAGCCGCAGATTAGCGAGGAATGGGTGGACGAGGACAAGCTGGAGCTGTGGGAAATCAAGTTCATTGGCGAGAAGCAGGAGAAGGCACGCCTCGCAACCGTCACGCGTTCGGTGGCCTCGCGACAACTCGAGGCAACCAATGGCGGTGCTGCGAATAGCCCCAGCAATGGCAGCCCGGCTGGTGGACGTGTGCTGTTGGCACCGAAGCCCAACGAGGAGGTCAAAGACAAAATGGAGCAGCAGCTCAAGTTGCAACGTGCCGCGCATCAGCAGCGCAAGATACTCAACTCTAGCGGCGAAGTGACGCGCTCATCAACGCCaggtaaataaaatagaatgaaatactagaagagaaaaaaaatattaattctgAATTCTTATTTGCAGTTAAGGGACAAGTGATTGGCAGCCGACGTGTGATAGTCAAGAATCCGGATGGCACCACGCGCATCATTCAGCAGGCTGTGACGCAAGTGCCGCGCACAGTGACGACAGCCACAACTGCATCATCTTCGAGTCCAGCACCCTCCAATGCAGCACAATCGAATGCCAGCACATCATCGTCCACAACATCGACGCCGTCGGCAACGCCGCATAAAGTACAAATCATACGTGGCCCAGATGGCAAAGTCAGTGTGCGTGGTCTCAATCCCGGCCAGCAGCTGGTGCAGATGCCCGATGGCAAGCTGCATGTGCTGACAACGACACAAGCATCGAATGTCGCCACGCCAGGTGAGTGGACAGCACAATTATAATCTATCACGAAAGTAATCAATTAACATTtgatttctctttttttttcgaaatgCAGTGAAAGGGAAATTGCCAATTAAAACGCTGGCAACTGGAGGACAAACCCAACAggcggtggcaacaacaactgctggcTCAGCTGCTAACACGCCGGTGATGAAACAAATTGCATTGAAGCATGTTGCCAAAACGCCGGCGACCCAAACGTTGGCAACATCACAGCGCGTCACACTTCCCCTGGCGCAGGTGAGGAATAAATTGCTGTTggcgcaacagcaacaagcacagcagcagcaacaacaacaacaacaacagcagacgACGCCAACAGTGCAGAAATTAGTGTCGAAAGTGGTGTCAAATGCGTCGCCATCTCAGCAAGTGTTTGTGCAGCAGGGCTCCAAGTTGCTGGTGACACAAGGAGCACAGGGTCAAAAGGTAATCATATCTGCAGCCCCGAgtgcacagcagcagcaacaacagacaCAGCAGAGCACTGCCACAgtccagcagcaacaaattgtgcacacacagacaatacaacagcagcagcagcacatacagcaacagccagcccaacagcagcagcagcaacaacaacagattgTGGTCAATCAACAGGTGGGCGCACAACCCACACAGAAGGTGATACAGCAGATTGTCAACACCAGCAATGTGCAGCAACAGATTGTGGTGGGCGGTCAACGCATCATTTTGAGTCCGGGCCAAACGATTGTCACGCAACGCAATGTGCCGCAGAGTCAAGCATTGCAGATGGTGCAGCAGCAGATACaaacgcaacagcagcagcagacaacCACCCAGCATGTtgtgcagcagccacaacagcagcagcaacagcaatttgtGGTCCAAACCAATCAGACTGTCCAAGCGGCGACGCCCACAACCCAGACCAAGGTGGTCAAGCAGATTGTGgtgcagcagccacagcagcaacaacaacaacagcagcaagttATTGAGGAGAAACCACAAAGCAGCGCAGCCGAAACAGCTGAGGCAACCACACAGCAAGTGTTGGTGCCAAACTCGACGCTGGCACAGCAATTGGCGCAGGGCAAACTGCAGGTGGCAACAATCAATGGCCAGCAAGTGATTGTCAAACCTTTGGGCAACAATCAGGCGCAAATTGTGGCACACATCAAGCATCAGGGCGATGGAAATGCGCACATTGTGACGAACAATGCAACGCCGGCCGTATCGCAAGCGAGTCCCCAAGCTTCACCCGTCAAACTGCcgacacaacagcagcagcaaactgtGGTGCAGCAAGCGCCACAGCAAGTGGTGCAGCAAGTGCAGCAGGTGacacagcagccgcagcaacagcagcagcagcacattgTGCAACAAGTGGTGCAGCAGGCGCAGCCAGctgcacagcaacaacagcagttgaGTGTGGAGGAAAGTCTGCTGCAGAATCAACCGCCTGGCACAGTGATCAAATGCGTAACCGCCCAAGTGCTGCAAACGGAGCACGGACCACGCATTGTGCTGCAAGGTCTGGTGGGCAACGACTTTACAgcacaacagctgcagctggtgcAGACGCAAGTCAAGCAGCAGCTAATGAAAGGTAaagctaattaaattgtattcaattaCGAATTAATACTAATTGATGTTCCTTTCTCTCGTGTTTGCAGCGCAAGAATCAAATGGCAAGCTCGGTGTTTTAGGGCCAACAAAAATTTATCTTGCTGTGCAGCCGGAAACTGCGGCACAATCATCGCAGCCGCCTCCGTTGACACCTGTGCATCAATCGGCGACACATCAACAAGTGAGTAGCTTTTAAatgcaacacaacaacagcaaaaaaaagaaaagaaaactcattTAAGAGATAATAagcgaaagaaaaaagaaatctaCACAGAAACAGTTTAGCTAGAGAGATGAAAAAGTTagcgaaaaagaaaagcgaaaGCGATGTTTGAAAAGCACTTTATAGGCTGTGCTCAGCTCTCGAAACATGCTTTTCATGCAATTACtactactattattattattattattaatatgatttaaacaatttaatatttaagttaatGTTTAGCTGAGAACAAAGAACAAGAGAAAACGAAAAGCATGTTGTTGCTATCATTAGCTGgattaattcaatattaatttattacgTTCTATTTTTTCTTCGATTTACACAAGTTTTGTTTGGTacttataatttatttgttaaacctgttttttacatttggcacacacacacatacacaatcgatacactcacacgcacacacacaaacaaaacacacactcacactacGAAAGTAAGAAACAACGATTTACATTGATATCTCATACGCATTCCTTTTTACGGCATGTAACGAGTGTTTGATTCGAGCGACTTTATTCCCCAGCAAAAAGGCttcattttgcaaaaattttaattattattatcaactAATTCtccaacaaacacacacatacacataaagtaaaacactcacacatacacatacgcatacataatagttataaaatgaaaaaacaagaCTCATGTCATAAATACTTAGATGCAGCTAGCTAATTCTTCCGAGAGATAGATGaaaaagagaaatagagaAGATATtccaatatatatataatttaaattgtacgTATTTATTTGACCTGGCTTCAATTCgtaattttaatatgtttactTACTACTACTTAGttatgtaattttaatttataattagcGTTAAGAATGATAAGAACAAAGCATAATAAGAATTGCCgaaagaatgaaaaataatgaatgaaacaTTACCAATATATTACTATACAATATTTCCTTGGGTTTAGCATTCAAGTT of Drosophila nasuta strain 15112-1781.00 chromosome 3, ASM2355853v1, whole genome shotgun sequence contains these proteins:
- the LOC132793498 gene encoding nucleosome-remodeling factor subunit NURF301 isoform X4, whose translation is MSGRGSRKRGRPPKTPNERSTSGRFNYQLLKKPKYLSEGKSQPSTPSASRCISPQSDECSRSSHNNRGSARGSGAKRGRGRKSNVHANTSTNSYSARKGYESEYHYGSDFGDSDDEKSDNEDDMLLTPSDDESLDAANESESEFSVCSFTQNGLGRPPRPPSPEPIWLQEGREFPALELPESSEDLFIGNAHVLRALSIYEVLRRFRHLVRLSPFRFEDFCAALVCEEQSALLTDVHIMLLKAILREEDVQGTHFGPLDQKDTVNISLYLIDAITWPEVLRSYVESDKEFDRDVYHILCSGEYPYSGVDNRLTVLQFLGDQFLTANCVRDVMVQEGPIHYDDHCRVCHRLGDLLCCETCPAVYHLECVDPPMNDVPTEDWQCGLCRSHKVSGVVDCVLPQEKQGVLIRHDNLGVDRHGRRYWFIARRIFVEDQLDGTCWYYSNLAKFELLLKRMDATELESRLYVQLTDRQEEIERQMKLTESLTNEHKHNNKRTQIDLEQEATQELLEKEAAAAANDEEENDGESSPPAEVAKKVAEDNKMVTRQKTNQMNSGTLYFKLGMEQGFKNYVNQYATNPIALNKPQRNEERDKRRHLSHKFSLTTASDFKWIGITMGTCDNIITTLRQTLINFESNIAASFMNPNWLNNKKMWNSAVMNAKRATDFGAVMLLFQSSLKSVVFANVWHEQLGHMQLQRITSAEREERKKQEKREKRERDDEEERNRLAFNYIKYSLGLKHQVWKQKGEEYRVHGQWGWLWLSSSRRCGVRARRTRAQPLTHARVYVHYSMGEEETETAVNESVLVDPRTQRFMQQCESIHSEGQICHYLPENHTNIKVYEDVGERVAGHIDVSKALTAPGRHYYPKVARKCRLDDLLERRTKLAEVEQQIAFKSDVESDVKPLLITATAANNKQTYLEKRLMRLTESAGPGKNLATTVNFDLVNSLAKQIQTVRMQFSQLNRFAKTFRCYTKECNTNSNAVSQITQNTCYSPLCLQKARAKKELLLLLRKAHTAGNGSKETVAAILGAVKKPPSILEQKLTEGKKEAVQLTLEEVDEHNKTLESEAPLDLLHDWDQARQHAVAFSEELLKDCLLLESEKEPAAEKVAVKQEDASINPDTSTQDSDKMDYIESMDVCSNVEIESTEDSLAAAASAASSTANADDVDIFANTRRKRTQKPKKAYIGTKDVLDQTLDKDIPLNKQNRRFPITARPVKREDVTKYEREYFENGSERVYSATSSRGRVYLLRDAAKLYEQSVKAEDKTKVVKNATYARYPLISNFLTHKQKRSLLVLPRYELLKLARLAGKAPSSGFHHAAKNNSIWQYQCSRPLFRTCWSYRTSNATTLSSIALQLRILWSCLRWDDMIAKSPSTDGKHQVTTENEIVTLELLKLRHAGRYGEKTSYLRRKVVIPLEMPKTIREVTSIRSGLRKRKRAESPQPTEPQISEEWVDEDKLELWEIKFIGEKQEKARLATVTRSVASRQLEATNGGAANSPSNGSPAGGRVLLAPKPNEEVKDKMEQQLKLQRAAHQQRKILNSSGEVTRSSTPVKGQVIGSRRVIVKNPDGTTRIIQQAVTQVPRTVTTATTASSSSPAPSNAAQSNASTSSSTTSTPSATPHKVQIIRGPDGKVSVRGLNPGQQLVQMPDGKLHVLTTTQASNVATPVKGKLPIKTLATGGQTQQAVATTTAGSAANTPVMKQIALKHVAKTPATQTLATSQRVTLPLAQVRNKLLLAQQQQAQQQQQQQQQQQTTPTVQKLVSKVVSNASPSQQVFVQQGSKLLVTQGAQGQKVIISAAPSAQQQQQQTQQSTATVQQQQIVHTQTIQQQQQHIQQQPAQQQQQQQQQIVVNQQVGAQPTQKVIQQIVNTSNVQQQIVVGGQRIILSPGQTIVTQRNVPQSQALQMVQQQIQTQQQQQTTTQHVVQQPQQQQQQQFVVQTNQTVQAATPTTQTKVVKQIVVQQPQQQQQQQQQVIEEKPQSSAAETAEATTQQVLVPNSTLAQQLAQGKLQVATINGQQVIVKPLGNNQAQIVAHIKHQGDGNAHIVTNNATPAVSQASPQASPVKLPTQQQQQTVVQQAPQQVVQQVQQVTQQPQQQQQQHIVQQVVQQAQPAAQQQQQLSVEESLLQNQPPGTVIKCVTAQVLQTEHGPRIVLQGLVGNDFTAQQLQLVQTQVKQQLMKAQESNGKLGVLGPTKIYLAVQPETAAQSSQPPPLTPVHQSATHQQKLAPR
- the LOC132793498 gene encoding nucleosome-remodeling factor subunit NURF301 isoform X1 is translated as MSGRGSRKRGRPPKTPNERSTSGRFNYQLLKKPKYLSEGKSQPSTPSASRCISPQSDECSRSSHNNRGSARGSGAKRGRGRKSNVHANTSTNSYSARKGYESEYHYGSDFGDSDDEKSDNEDDMLLTPSDDESLDAANESESEFSVCSFTQNGLGRPPRPPSPEPIWLQEGREFPALELPESSEDLFIGNAHVLRALSIYEVLRRFRHLVRLSPFRFEDFCAALVCEEQSALLTDVHIMLLKAILREEDVQGTHFGPLDQKDTVNISLYLIDAITWPEVLRSYVESDKEFDRDVYHILCSGEYPYSGVDNRLTVLQFLGDQFLTANCVRDVMVQEGPIHYDDHCRVCHRLGDLLCCETCPAVYHLECVDPPMNDVPTEDWQCGLCRSHKVSGVVDCVLPQEKQGVLIRHDNLGVDRHGRRYWFIARRIFVEDQLDGTCWYYSNLAKFELLLKRMDATELESRLYVQLTDRQEEIERQMKLTESLTNEHKHNNKRTQIDLEQEATQELLEKEAAAAANDEEENDGESSPPAEVAKKVAEDNKMVTRQKTNQMNSGTLYFKLGMEQGFKNYVNQYATNPIALNKPQRNEERDKRRHLSHKFSLTTASDFKWIGITMGTCDNIITTLRQTLINFESNIAASFMNPNWLNNKKMWNSAVMNAKRATDFGAVMLLFQSSLKSVVFANVWHEQLGHMQLQRITSAEREERKKQEKREKRERDDEEERNRLAFNYIKYSLGLKHQVWKQKGEEYRVHGQWGWLWLSSSRRCGVRARRTRAQPLTHARVYVHYSMGEEETETAVNESVLVDPRTQRFMQQCESIHSEGQICHYLPENHTNIKVYEDVGERVAGHIDVSKALTAPGRHYYPKVARKCRLDDLLERRTKLAEVEQQIAFKSDVESDVKPLLITATAANNKQTYLEKRLMRLTESAGPGKNLATTVNFDLVNSLAKQIQTVRMQFSQLNRFAKTFRCYTKECNTNSNAVSQITQNTCYSPLCLQKARAKKELLLLLRKAHTAGNGSKETVAAILGAVKKPPSILEQKLTEGKKEAVQLTLEEVDEHNKTLESEAPLDLLHDWDQARQHAVAFSEELLKDCLLLESEKEPAAEKVAVKQEDASINPDTSTQDSDKMDYIESMDVCSNVEIESTEDSLAAAASAASSTANADDVDIFANTRRKRTQKPKKAYIGTKDVLDQTLDKDIPLNKQNRRFPITARPVKREDVTKYEREYFENGSERVYSATSSRGRVYLLRDAAKLYEQSVKAEDKTKVVKNATYARYPLISNFLTHKQKRSLLVLPRYELLKLARLAGKAPSSGFHHAAKNNSIWQYQCSRPLFRTCWSYRTSNATTLSSIALQLRILWSCLRWDDMIAKSPSTDGKHQVTTENEIVTLELLKLRHAGRYGEKTSYLRRKVVIPLEMPKTIREVTSIRSGLRKRKRAESPQPTEPQISEEWVDEDKLELWEIKFIGEKQEKARLATVTRSVASRQLEATNGGAANSPSNGSPAGGRVLLAPKPNEEVKDKMEQQLKLQRAAHQQRKILNSSGEVTRSSTPVKGQVIGSRRVIVKNPDGTTRIIQQAVTQVPRTVTTATTASSSSPAPSNAAQSNASTSSSTTSTPSATPHKVQIIRGPDGKVSVRGLNPGQQLVQMPDGKLHVLTTTQASNVATPVKGKLPIKTLATGGQTQQAVATTTAGSAANTPVMKQIALKHVAKTPATQTLATSQRVTLPLAQVRNKLLLAQQQQAQQQQQQQQQQQTTPTVQKLVSKVVSNASPSQQVFVQQGSKLLVTQGAQGQKVIISAAPSAQQQQQQTQQSTATVQQQQIVHTQTIQQQQQHIQQQPAQQQQQQQQQIVVNQQVGAQPTQKVIQQIVNTSNVQQQIVVGGQRIILSPGQTIVTQRNVPQSQALQMVQQQIQTQQQQQTTTQHVVQQPQQQQQQQFVVQTNQTVQAATPTTQTKVVKQIVVQQPQQQQQQQQQVIEEKPQSSAAETAEATTQQVLVPNSTLAQQLAQGKLQVATINGQQVIVKPLGNNQAQIVAHIKHQGDGNAHIVTNNATPAVSQASPQASPVKLPTQQQQQTVVQQAPQQVVQQVQQVTQQPQQQQQQHIVQQVVQQAQPAAQQQQQLSVEESLLQNQPPGTVIKCVTAQVLQTEHGPRIVLQGLVGNDFTAQQLQLVQTQVKQQLMKAQESNGKLGVLGPTKIYLAVQPETAAQSSQPPPLTPVHQSATHQQVARNSNDCVKRKHSVLQETGAKVKAATADAAALCHTNKNNAKNNDDDDDVDDDDDDDEEEIIVVCSPPRKKPAISRFTKHRTLPLPPLFNDDVACPSSDQSSLKSQESNDGSAQDSQLAVVVNNAKQSNQDQAVKLNHFDSAKAANRCLLQTNPNTTNNTNSISSNNIICENNDAATASALVENNDDQNNHNHNTTASGGESIELLESSGFAQADKHSSTSSSNNNNCNNSYANNKGSAAAAAATLEGVEYANEQSENFVVTSGYIQESISNALKQGNLSPELEEKLVNMRKKQELNNSQNLGEWTPSTHRSNTLVDGASTSSRRRTASTRHNNNNDDEEWKLRTPSKRQHTVSNSSQHNSNNSAVRNNRKPLPLEDTANLSEPKQTQLERHKDLLKKSILRKRSLLERNLQNEIREEVEAKVKRHVRTLSTSTPPRKEIERSSVYTERLDQTINEPKKNNPKPPTTAARTLSAEPPTSLHSRQSVGRPKKMTRKKEKLYCICRKPYDDTKFYVGCDLCSNWFHGDCVNITEEASKKLTEYICSDCQKARETQQLYCSCRQPYDESQFYICCDKCQDWFHGRCVGIVQSEAEYIDEYVCPDCQRNSDANTANTKCLTPTEVVELKSLIRQIQLHKSAWPFMEPVDPDEAPDYYKVIKEPMDLKKMEMKLESNTYTKLAEFIGDMTKIFDNCRYYNPKESSFYKCAEALESFFVQKIKSFREHVFNQSN